DNA sequence from the Parasphingorhabdus cellanae genome:
ACAGCTTTTGCCCGACATTCTTTGCTGCAACTGTTTTTGCAACCTTGTTGAGTATGATGTGTTCGTGAAGCATCCAGCCATAATAACCCCCAAACCAAACCACCGTCAGCAGAACCCAGAGCATGTGGATTTGGCGCAAGCGGGCTTCAATTAAAAGTCCGATAAACGCAGCATTTATGAAAAAGATCGACCAAACTGGCACCAACAGAAAAAGCAAAATCAAGCGCAGGCCTGGAACGAGCTGAAGTAAAAACAGCAACACAACTGGAATAAAAAATAGAAATGAGCGGGGGATTCTCATTTCCTGATAATAGCAAAAAAAATTAATAAATAATCAAATCACTCCACCAAATCGTCCGGCAACATTGGCTCGCTGAGCAGCTTCTCCATCGCCTTCCAACGCCAGACCGGCCCATCACCTTGTCGTTCGACCCAGGCTTTCACCATGTCCTGACCAAGGCCATAGTTGATCACATAGCTGCGATATTGATCGTTGAAGGACAGGGATTGTTCTGCGCGTTCGCGGCTGACCAGTTGATATTTCTGGATTAGTGCCAGCGCTTCATCCTTTGTGATGGTCTTGTCGAGATAGGCTTGTGCAATCACAAAGCGTGCGCCCTTCAGCTCGCTCAGCGCCTGTTGTAGCTTGAAGTAATCGGCCGCTGTCGATGGATCGAGCCTCGCGAGCGGATAAAGCACGTCCCGTTCAAACGCCAAACGCTCTTCGCCTGGAAAAGCGAGATCAATGCCATAATTGGCGGACCCCTCGGCAATGAACGATTGCGGCGAATAGAGCGGGTAGACCGAAAATTCCTGCCAGCCGCGCTCGTTAGTCAAACGCTGTTCGAGCAACATATTATAGACATGATGGCCGGGATAGCCTTCGTGGCAACCCAGATCGACGGCGCGGCTAATCCGGATCGGAAGGTCCGTGTTGATCTGGATCAGGCTCTGATAATTGCCCTGATAATAATTATAGCCGCTCCAGCTTTTGCCAGTGACAAATTCCATTCTGAAATTCTCGTCCAATGGTAAAGTAATATGTTCCGCCGTCCGCCGCTTACATTCCGCGATCGCCGCATCAAACACTGGTTTCAACCGCTCCGTCGGGATCGTGAACTTCTCCTGATAAGCCTCCGCCCGCTCATGCAATGGCCCCTCGCCCGGCACTAATGTCTCGATTGTTGCCAACGCCGCGTCATAACTGTCCAAGGGTGCAAATTCAGGCGTCACGCCAAACAGCCCCTTTGCTTCCACCGCAAAAGGCAATGTTTCGCCAGAGATCATCATGTGCCGTGTATGCGCCGCCTCAAGCTGCGCTGACAGGAAGCGTTTGCGCGCCTCGACCAGTGGATCGTCGCTTGTCGGCAACCCGTCCAGCCTTTCCATCAGTTCGACAATGGCATTGCCCAGATAGACCAGGCCGCGATCGTCCTTTTTCGCCAGATCCTGCCAGATCTTTGGGCCATAATAGGCGTCGACATAGCCCTCTTCCTGCTCCCCCATGGTCAGGGTCAACAGCACATAATCATTGGCAATCTGATCCAGTGGCGATAGCGGGGCAAAACTTGCTGCTCCGGGTTCAGGCACATAGTTGTTGGGCGGTGGGCAGCCGGTCAGGAAGAGTGCCGCTGCAAGAGCAACGAGCGCTCTCAAAGCACTTCTTTCAGTTGCTGGGCCTCTTTCTTGTCCAGCGACTTCAGATGCTTTTCCTGGGGTGCAAAACGCAGGATGCAATAACCTATAATAGCAGACAGGAATGACCCCCCGAGCACGCCGATCTTGGCCTCTTCAATCAACAATGCCTCTCCGGGAAAGGCGAGAGCACCAATGAACAAGCTCATGGTAAAACCAATGCCGCATAGCATGGATACGCCGTAAACCTGCAGCCAGCTCGCCCCGCCCAAACGTCCTGCAAAGCCGGTTTTAACGGCCAACCAAACGGCTGCGAAAATGCCAACCTGTTTGCCGAGGAACAGACCCGCGGCAATGCCGATCGGCAGGGGCGCAAAAATCTGTTCCATGCCGATCCCTTCCAGGGACACGCCAGCATTGGCAAAGCCGAATACCGGCACGATGAAAAAAGCGCTCCAAGGTGCAATGCCATGCTCCAACCGGTGAAGCGGTGAGTCTACTGCATCTGGAGAACCGGGCGTAACCACGATTGGAATGGCCAGCGCAGCGAGCACACCCGCTATTGTGGCATGAACGCCAGACAGCAGCACAGCAAACCAGAGCAACAAAGCAAAGAACAAATAGGCGATCAAGGATTTCACCCCGGCCTTGTTCATCGTATACATTATGCCCAAGATAACGGCCGAAGCGAGCAGCGCCGCACCATTGATTTCGGCGGTATAGACCAAAGCGATAATCGCGACGGCCCCCATGTCATCGACAATCGCAACCGTGACCAAAAAAAGCTTTAATGAGGTTGGAGCACGCGGCCCAAGCAGGGCCAGCACGCCAATTGCAAAAGCAATATCGGTGGCTGCGGGGATTGCCCAACCATTATATAGCGCCGGGAAATCCCTCACAATCGCCAGATAGATCAACGCCGGCACCACCATTCCAGCCGCAGCGGCGAGAACCGGCAAGCGCCGCCGCTCCCATGTATTCAAACGCCCATCGACAAATTCACGCTTAATTTCAAGGCCGACGAGCAGAAAGAATATCGCCATCAGACCGTCGTTAATCCACAAATGCGGAGTCATTGGTCCAAGCTTTTTAGAAAGCACGGGCCCTTTCACTTCATGCAGAAAATGATGGTACATGTCATAAAATGGGCTGTTTGCGACGATCATGGCCAACGCGGCCGCAATCATGAGCAAAATACCGCCTGCGGCTTCGCTTTTCAGAAAATTTCGCAGCGCAGAATCCGTTCCGGTTCGCGCTTGTTTCTCAGACGACATAAAAGGCCTTTTGTTGATCTATGCTTGGCGGAGACTCATGCGCAGACATGTTTGCAAAATCAAGAGCAAGTGTTGGTTTCTTTGCGGTGAAAATCAAAGCTGTTCATTTGGTGGAAGACCGAAAAGCCTGCGTGGTTAGCTCTTCTAAAGCCGCCATATTGCGACTGCTTGTATCCGATGGCCGGTCGTCCAGCCAATCGGCAAACCGCATAATGATATCGCGAGGTATCAGCCTGATGTCAGGGACATGTATGTCTAATATGTCGCGCGGCTCCAACTTCATTAGACCGCTAGCCAAAACGCGAACCTGAGCATTAATAGCCTCCTGCATCATATCACTGTTGAGCAGCGCCACCAACGCGCGGAGCTGTATGGGATCAAGCGTTGGGGCATACAGGTTATGGAAACAGGTAAGCGCTTTTACGCCAGCCGCATTGTGAATGAAACGCATCCGGCCGCGACCGAAGGTGCTTGCCCAAATGGGCGCCACCGGCCGCATTTCAGCTCTATACCAAACAGGCTTGGTCCGGGGCCCATGTTTGAGGGGAATTCCAATCTTTTCGCCTTGCTTGATATAGACGTTTTCCGCTGGGGTGAGGTCACGAGAAGGATTGAACAGGAAACAAGCCTGCCCCGCATCAGCCAAGCGTGCAAAATCAGTCCGGGAAAACGTGATATCAGCGACCTGTGCTGTCTTGCCCACACAGCGGTCCATTCGCGTGATATCCAGTTCATGATCCTCGGCCTGTTCTCGGGACATAAGAAAATAACGATTTGCGCCGGTTGCAATCCCGCGCTTGGTTATCACCAAATCTCTAAGCCGTATCCAACGTCCTGAGGGTAGCTTGTCAGCTTGCCGCAGCAACATGTCCCATTTTTTGCGTGATTGCAGCAGGTCGCTTGGCAGTTCATGGCGGATAATCCCTACATTTAGTTCCAGCGCCGCCAGCGAAGTCGGTTCAGCACCCTGCGGAACATAATAGCTTTGCACCGCATGACGAGGTTTGCCGGCTTTCTCGATCAGCAATATTGATGCGGTGGACATATTGTCTTCAAATGCATGCCCCGCATGATCGATTGTCACCAAGCCACTGAGTAGCCCGCGTTGCAGCAGATAGGCTTTGAGGGATTGGCCATAGTTTGCGCCCATCCACTCGGCCGGAATTAATATGGCCGCCCGTCCACCATGCGAAAGCTGCTCGCAAATTTTGATAACGAAATAAATGTAGAGGTTAGACTGCCGGCTTAATCTTTGCCCTGATCGCCGTTCCATATCATCCGCCACAGCCTCATTCAAATCATGGTCTCGGTGCATGATATAGGGTGGATTGGCGATAATCGCATCGAAACGAGCATTCCAATCTGTCGCTAGAAAATCGCGTTCCAGTAGATCAATCTGGCAATAGGCGGCATCAACCATTCTGGCCTTCGCGATTGCCAGCGGCTTTGGGTCAATATCAAAACCTGTGTAATGCTCACCCACATGCCGCTTTGCACACATGTCTATGAGCAGCCCGGTGCCTATTGCCGGATCAAGTACGGATTCCGGTGAGACGCCAGCAATCCAGTCGATCATTATATTTGCGTAAGCCGGCGGTGTGAAAAACTGACCGAGCTTTTTTCGGCTCGACAAATCAACCGACTGCACGAA
Encoded proteins:
- the nhaA gene encoding Na+/H+ antiporter NhaA — its product is MSSEKQARTGTDSALRNFLKSEAAGGILLMIAAALAMIVANSPFYDMYHHFLHEVKGPVLSKKLGPMTPHLWINDGLMAIFFLLVGLEIKREFVDGRLNTWERRRLPVLAAAAGMVVPALIYLAIVRDFPALYNGWAIPAATDIAFAIGVLALLGPRAPTSLKLFLVTVAIVDDMGAVAIIALVYTAEINGAALLASAVILGIMYTMNKAGVKSLIAYLFFALLLWFAVLLSGVHATIAGVLAALAIPIVVTPGSPDAVDSPLHRLEHGIAPWSAFFIVPVFGFANAGVSLEGIGMEQIFAPLPIGIAAGLFLGKQVGIFAAVWLAVKTGFAGRLGGASWLQVYGVSMLCGIGFTMSLFIGALAFPGEALLIEEAKIGVLGGSFLSAIIGYCILRFAPQEKHLKSLDKKEAQQLKEVL
- a CDS encoding HsdM family class I SAM-dependent methyltransferase; the encoded protein is MPPSQLQADITLSPEALFVQSVDLSSRKKLGQFFTPPAYANIMIDWIAGVSPESVLDPAIGTGLLIDMCAKRHVGEHYTGFDIDPKPLAIAKARMVDAAYCQIDLLERDFLATDWNARFDAIIANPPYIMHRDHDLNEAVADDMERRSGQRLSRQSNLYIYFVIKICEQLSHGGRAAILIPAEWMGANYGQSLKAYLLQRGLLSGLVTIDHAGHAFEDNMSTASILLIEKAGKPRHAVQSYYVPQGAEPTSLAALELNVGIIRHELPSDLLQSRKKWDMLLRQADKLPSGRWIRLRDLVITKRGIATGANRYFLMSREQAEDHELDITRMDRCVGKTAQVADITFSRTDFARLADAGQACFLFNPSRDLTPAENVYIKQGEKIGIPLKHGPRTKPVWYRAEMRPVAPIWASTFGRGRMRFIHNAAGVKALTCFHNLYAPTLDPIQLRALVALLNSDMMQEAINAQVRVLASGLMKLEPRDILDIHVPDIRLIPRDIIMRFADWLDDRPSDTSSRNMAALEELTTQAFRSSTK